One Pseudomonas syringae CC1557 genomic window, ATGGGCTGGCACAGCCTGCTGATGCTCGGCGGTATCCTGCCGCTGATACTGGCAGTGGTGCTGATGGTCTGGCTGCCGGAATCGGCGCGCTTTCTGGTAGTGCGCAATCGCGGTGCCGAGCGGATTCGCAAGGTGCTGGCACCGATTGCGCCGAAGGAAGTGGCGGGAGTCACCGCGTTCAGCGTTCCCGAGCAGAAAACCGTGAGCAGTCGCAACGTCCTGAAGGTGATTTTCTCCGGTACGTACAGTGCGGGCACGCTGCTGTTGTGGCTGACCTATTTCATGGGCCTGGTGATCGTTTATCTGCTGACCAGCTGGCTGCCGACACTGATGCGTGACAGCGGCGCAAGCATGGAGCAGTCGGCGTTCATCGGTGCGTTGTTCCAGTTCGGCGGGGTGCTGAGCGCAGTGGGTGTCGGTTGGGCCATGGACCGTTACAACCCGCACAAGGTGATTGGTACCGCCTATGCGTTGGCGGGTGTGTTTGCGTATCTGGTCGGGCAAAGTCTGGGCAATGTCGCCGTACTGGCCACGCTGGTGCTGGTGGCGGGCATGTGCATCAATGGCGCGCAGTCGGCAATGCCATCGCTGGCGGCACGGTTTTATCCCACTCAGGGCCGCGCCACGGGTGTGTCGTGGATGCTCGGCATCGGTCGCTTCGGTGCCATCCTTGGCGCATGGGCTGGCGCGACGCTGCTGGGCCTGGGCTGGAGTTTCGAGCAGGTGCTCACCGCACTGGTGGTCCCGGCCGCAGTGGCGGCGCTGGCGATCCTGATCAAGGGCTGGGTCAGTCATGCCGACGCCACCTGAAA contains:
- a CDS encoding MFS transporter — encoded protein: MTLSASGPATGTLDVQAFINAQPLSRYQWRVVALCFLIVFLDGLDTAAMGFIAPALSQDWGIDRASLGPVMSAALIGMVFGALGSGPLADRFGRKWVLVVAVFLFGVFSLASAYSSNIDQLLVLRLLTGLGLGAAMPNATTLLSEYTPERLKSLLVTSMFCGFNLGMACGGFVSAKLIPSMGWHSLLMLGGILPLILAVVLMVWLPESARFLVVRNRGAERIRKVLAPIAPKEVAGVTAFSVPEQKTVSSRNVLKVIFSGTYSAGTLLLWLTYFMGLVIVYLLTSWLPTLMRDSGASMEQSAFIGALFQFGGVLSAVGVGWAMDRYNPHKVIGTAYALAGVFAYLVGQSLGNVAVLATLVLVAGMCINGAQSAMPSLAARFYPTQGRATGVSWMLGIGRFGAILGAWAGATLLGLGWSFEQVLTALVVPAAVAALAILIKGWVSHADAT